In Leifsonia sp. ZF2019, a genomic segment contains:
- a CDS encoding antitoxin, with translation MGVFDDLERKAEDLLKGSSAQDSSHDEDAPGEQKERGINKVLDGVADAANHATRGAYEKQIDGARDTIEKKLGGK, from the coding sequence ATGGGCGTCTTTGATGACTTGGAGCGCAAAGCAGAGGACCTTCTGAAGGGCAGTTCTGCGCAGGATTCTTCCCACGACGAAGACGCACCTGGTGAGCAGAAGGAACGCGGCATCAACAAGGTCCTGGATGGTGTGGCGGATGCAGCAAATCACGCCACGCGAGGAGCTTACGAGAAGCAGATCGACGGTGCCCGCGACACCATCGAGAAGAAGCTCGGTGGCAAGTAA
- a CDS encoding DUF4232 domain-containing protein has protein sequence MFAIANKRMVAGLAAGIAAAGAVVAALAIGNAATAMPAENPGCANTEVSITAGDANGAAGTLRVPLTITNTGSVTCSIAGALQVRGVVYGAGEHMVGRPATATSEALERVTVLKPRQSAVATLQITDGANFPGESVPVDGFNVSLPSDRGNPSFIRFVASAPRTGSWLRIEELQQTK, from the coding sequence ATGTTCGCTATCGCAAACAAGCGCATGGTCGCCGGTCTCGCTGCTGGAATTGCCGCCGCGGGCGCTGTCGTGGCGGCGTTGGCCATCGGTAATGCGGCAACAGCCATGCCAGCTGAGAACCCCGGATGCGCGAATACTGAGGTCTCCATCACAGCGGGAGATGCCAACGGTGCCGCGGGGACCCTGAGGGTCCCGCTAACCATCACGAACACCGGCAGCGTGACCTGCTCGATCGCGGGAGCGCTCCAGGTTCGCGGGGTTGTCTATGGTGCAGGGGAGCATATGGTTGGGCGGCCGGCGACCGCGACGAGCGAAGCACTCGAGAGGGTCACCGTGCTGAAGCCGCGCCAGTCAGCCGTCGCTACGCTGCAAATCACCGACGGGGCCAACTTCCCCGGCGAATCCGTACCTGTCGACGGATTCAACGTCTCCCTCCCCAGCGATCGCGGTAACCCGTCCTTCATCCGCTTTGTGGCCTCCGCACCGAGGACAGGATCCTGGCTGCGCATCGAGGAACTCCAGCAGACGAAGTAG